In one window of Photobacterium leiognathi DNA:
- the ribD gene encoding bifunctional diaminohydroxyphosphoribosylaminopyrimidine deaminase/5-amino-6-(5-phosphoribosylamino)uracil reductase RibD, whose amino-acid sequence MFTHLNTRLMLRAIQLAKRGRFTTAPNPNVGCVIARGEEIVGEGFHYRAGEPHAEVFALKQAGTLAKGATAYVTLEPCSHYGRTPPCAEALIKSGISKVICAMVDPNPMVAGRGVEMLQKAGIDVQVGLLEEEARALNLGFIKSMTKKMPFVELKLASSLDGKTALANGESKWITGSCARADVQRHRAQAGAILSTSATVIADDPSLNVRWSELGEQVQAQYAQEDVRQPIRVIIDSQNRLTPAYQLFHLPGKTILARTEKGDEDWPESVSQWVVPTRQNSQQIDLTELMRQLAEAGINHIWVEAGAGLAGGLLDAQLVDSLILYQAPKLMGADSRSLMNLPTLTAMDQVIDLNITDVRMVDCDLKITAAIKRS is encoded by the coding sequence ATGTTTACTCACCTAAATACACGGTTGATGCTGCGCGCTATTCAATTAGCTAAGCGTGGCAGATTTACCACAGCCCCTAATCCCAATGTTGGCTGTGTGATTGCCCGTGGTGAAGAAATTGTCGGTGAAGGGTTTCACTACCGTGCTGGTGAGCCTCATGCTGAAGTGTTTGCGCTAAAACAAGCAGGTACGCTTGCTAAAGGCGCAACAGCTTACGTTACGCTTGAGCCTTGCTCTCATTACGGTCGCACTCCACCTTGTGCTGAAGCTTTGATTAAATCCGGGATCAGTAAAGTGATTTGCGCCATGGTTGATCCGAATCCTATGGTTGCTGGTCGCGGTGTGGAGATGCTGCAAAAGGCAGGCATTGATGTTCAAGTTGGATTGCTTGAAGAAGAAGCCCGAGCGCTAAACCTTGGTTTTATTAAATCAATGACCAAGAAGATGCCCTTTGTTGAGCTGAAATTGGCATCGAGCCTTGATGGTAAAACCGCGCTAGCCAATGGTGAAAGCAAATGGATCACAGGTTCTTGTGCCCGTGCGGATGTACAACGCCACCGAGCACAAGCTGGTGCGATTTTATCTACCAGTGCCACTGTAATTGCTGATGATCCTTCGCTTAATGTGCGTTGGTCTGAGTTGGGTGAGCAAGTACAAGCACAGTACGCTCAAGAAGATGTTCGTCAGCCTATTCGTGTGATCATCGATAGCCAAAATCGTTTAACACCGGCATATCAGTTATTTCATCTTCCGGGGAAAACGATTTTAGCTCGTACTGAAAAAGGCGATGAAGATTGGCCTGAATCAGTATCACAATGGGTTGTACCTACACGCCAGAATAGTCAGCAGATTGATTTGACCGAATTGATGCGACAGTTAGCAGAAGCGGGCATTAACCATATTTGGGTTGAAGCAGGTGCTGGGCTTGCTGGTGGTTTACTTGATGCGCAATTAGTTGATTCTCTGATTTTATATCAAGCGCCTAAGCTAATGGGTGCTGATAGCCGAAGTTTAATGAATTTACCAACATTGACGGCGATGGATCAGGTTATCGATCTTAATATTACTGATGTACGTATGGTTGATTGTGATTTGAAAATTACTGCAGCCATTAAACGTAGTTAA
- a CDS encoding riboflavin synthase — MFTGIIEATGTITALTPKGADISVTVDSGKLDLADVKLGDSIATNGVCLTVVALTGKGYVADLSLETIKRTAFADYKAGQVVNLEKAMLPTTRFGGYMVSGHVDAVAEIIERHQTGRAIEFWVKAPAHLAKYISEKGSVAVDGISLTVNEINGDEFKLTIVPHTALETTMDAFKPGRKINLEVDVIARYLERLMLGDKAADKKSQVTMDLLARTGFLG; from the coding sequence ATGTTCACCGGGATTATTGAAGCAACTGGAACTATTACGGCGTTAACACCAAAAGGTGCCGATATCTCTGTTACGGTAGATTCTGGCAAGCTTGATCTAGCAGATGTAAAGCTAGGTGATAGTATCGCAACGAATGGCGTGTGCTTAACGGTTGTAGCGCTGACAGGCAAAGGTTATGTCGCAGATCTCTCGCTTGAAACGATTAAGCGTACCGCGTTTGCTGATTACAAAGCGGGGCAAGTGGTGAATTTAGAAAAAGCTATGCTTCCAACCACACGTTTTGGTGGCTACATGGTGTCAGGTCACGTTGATGCGGTAGCGGAAATTATCGAGCGTCACCAAACAGGTCGTGCGATTGAGTTTTGGGTAAAAGCACCTGCACATCTTGCGAAATACATTTCAGAAAAAGGTTCAGTTGCTGTTGATGGTATTAGCTTAACTGTGAATGAAATTAACGGTGATGAGTTTAAGTTGACCATTGTTCCGCATACGGCATTAGAAACCACCATGGATGCCTTCAAGCCTGGTCGTAAAATTAACCTCGAAGTGGATGTGATAGCACGTTACCTAGAGCGCTTAATGTTGGGTGATAAGGCTGCTGACAAAAAATCACAAGTTACTATGGATTTATTAGCAAGAACGGGCTTTCTTGGCTAA
- the ribBA gene encoding bifunctional 3,4-dihydroxy-2-butanone-4-phosphate synthase/GTP cyclohydrolase II, with protein MALSSAKEIIDDIRQGKMVILMDDEDRENEGDLIIASEKITPEAINFMATYGRGLICLTLSKARCQKLNLPLMVQDNTEQFGTPFTISIEAAEGVTTGISAADRSRTVQAAVAPNATAADIVMPGHIFPLMAQEGGVLTRAGHTEAGCDVARLAGLEPSSVIVEILNEDGTMARRPQLEVFAEKHGLKLGTIADLIEYRNNHETTIERVAECRLPTEFGEFEMITYRDKIDNEVHYALRKGDIKAGEETLVRVHLQDTFKDILQSGATQWTLPTAMKRISEENGVLVVLSKQESTESIIHKVKNIAAEEAGQPKVKVTQKDPSRQVGVGSQILSDLGVSKMRLLSSSTQRYHSLSGFGLEVVEYICD; from the coding sequence ATGGCTTTAAGCAGCGCAAAAGAAATAATTGATGATATTCGTCAGGGCAAAATGGTTATTCTGATGGATGATGAAGATCGTGAGAATGAAGGCGATCTGATCATTGCATCTGAAAAAATCACCCCTGAGGCGATCAACTTTATGGCGACATACGGTCGTGGTTTAATTTGTTTAACATTAAGCAAAGCGCGTTGCCAAAAATTGAATCTACCTTTAATGGTTCAAGATAACACTGAGCAGTTTGGTACACCTTTCACCATCTCCATTGAAGCGGCTGAAGGAGTAACAACCGGTATTTCTGCAGCGGATCGTTCTCGTACAGTACAAGCAGCGGTTGCACCAAACGCAACGGCGGCTGACATTGTAATGCCGGGTCATATCTTTCCTCTAATGGCACAAGAAGGTGGTGTATTAACTCGTGCAGGTCACACTGAAGCGGGTTGTGATGTGGCACGTTTAGCTGGTCTTGAGCCATCAAGTGTGATTGTTGAGATCCTAAATGAAGATGGCACCATGGCGCGTCGTCCTCAGCTTGAAGTATTCGCAGAAAAGCATGGTTTGAAATTAGGTACCATTGCTGATCTGATTGAATACCGTAATAACCATGAAACTACGATTGAGCGTGTAGCTGAATGCCGTTTACCAACGGAGTTCGGTGAGTTTGAGATGATCACTTACCGTGACAAGATTGATAACGAAGTACACTACGCGCTGCGTAAAGGTGATATTAAAGCAGGTGAAGAAACATTAGTCCGTGTTCACCTACAAGACACTTTCAAAGATATTCTGCAATCAGGTGCGACCCAGTGGACGCTACCGACTGCGATGAAACGTATCAGTGAAGAAAACGGTGTGTTGGTTGTGCTAAGTAAGCAAGAATCAACCGAATCGATTATTCACAAAGTGAAAAATATTGCTGCTGAAGAAGCGGGTCAACCTAAGGTGAAGGTGACGCAGAAAGATCCTTCTCGCCAAGTGGGTGTAGGCTCTCAAATTCTATCAGATTTGGGCGTGAGCAAAATGCGCTTATTATCATCAAGCACGCAACGTTATCACTCACTTTCAGGCTTCGGTCTAGAAGTTGTTGAATACATTTGCGATTAA
- the ribH gene encoding 6,7-dimethyl-8-ribityllumazine synthase has protein sequence MKVIEGAIAAPNAKVAIVIARFNSFINESLLSGALDALKRQGQVSEDNITVVRCPGAYELPLVAQQIAKSDRYDAIVALGSVIRGGTPHFDYVASECNKGLAQVALEYNTPVAFGVLTVDSIEQAIERASTKAGNKGAEAALSALEMVNVLSQIES, from the coding sequence ATGAAGGTAATTGAAGGCGCCATCGCGGCACCAAACGCAAAAGTTGCTATCGTAATTGCACGCTTCAACAGCTTTATTAACGAAAGCTTACTTTCAGGTGCACTAGATGCGCTGAAACGTCAAGGACAAGTTAGCGAAGACAACATCACTGTTGTTCGTTGCCCTGGCGCTTACGAGCTACCACTAGTTGCTCAACAGATCGCGAAAAGCGATCGTTACGATGCTATCGTTGCTCTAGGCTCAGTTATTCGTGGTGGTACACCACACTTCGATTATGTTGCGAGTGAGTGTAATAAAGGTCTAGCACAAGTTGCACTTGAGTATAATACTCCAGTTGCATTTGGTGTTCTGACTGTAGATTCTATTGAACAAGCCATTGAGCGTGCCAGTACCAAGGCTGGTAATAAAGGGGCAGAGGCTGCACTAAGCGCGCTCGAAATGGTTAATGTCCTGTCCCAAATCGAATCCTAA
- the nusB gene encoding transcription antitermination factor NusB encodes MGVTVKPAARRNARQFAVQAIYSWQLTKGNVADIEQHFLSGDKFEEEEHQADAPVLAAPHTDVSYFRDLFTGVVVSHQELDSKMRPYLSRPLQDLDQMELALLRLAMYEMVKREDVPFKVVINEAIELAKLFGAEDSHKFVNGVLDKAAPTLRKEK; translated from the coding sequence ATGGGGGTTACTGTGAAACCAGCCGCACGTCGTAATGCACGTCAGTTTGCTGTACAAGCTATTTACTCTTGGCAACTTACTAAAGGTAATGTTGCTGATATCGAACAACATTTTCTTTCTGGCGACAAGTTTGAAGAAGAAGAACATCAAGCTGATGCGCCAGTACTAGCTGCACCACATACTGATGTTAGCTACTTCCGTGATCTGTTCACAGGCGTAGTAGTAAGCCACCAGGAACTTGATAGCAAGATGCGTCCATACTTGTCTCGTCCTCTACAGGATCTAGACCAAATGGAACTAGCGCTACTTCGTCTTGCAATGTACGAAATGGTTAAACGTGAAGACGTACCATTTAAAGTTGTTATCAACGAAGCAATCGAACTAGCTAAGCTGTTCGGCGCTGAAGATAGCCACAAGTTCGTAAACGGTGTACTTGATAAAGCTGCACCAACACTTCGTAAAGAAAAGTAA
- the thiL gene encoding thiamine-phosphate kinase, whose translation MATGEFDLIGRYFEHQKINRSDVDLAIGDDCALLRVPEGYHLAISTDSLVAGTHFLADADPKQVAHKALASNLSDLAAMGATPAWVSLALTLPSFDEQWLSAFCEGFFQLAEQYNVQLIGGDTTKGPLSITLTVQGFVPVGQALTRSGASSTDAIYVIGQLGDSAAGLALLLKDKQCDNTALSQALMTRHFMTMPQVEAGTLLRGKASAALDISDGLIADLGHILKRSNVGAEIYTEALPISAELAAFCETPEQAQQMALSSGEEYQLCFTVPVEQCDDVEALMAKQGIQISRIGQLTENKGIVLLNNGEPVNWQLSGWDHFESESK comes from the coding sequence ATGGCAACAGGTGAATTTGATTTAATTGGGCGCTATTTTGAGCATCAGAAGATAAACCGTTCAGATGTTGATCTTGCGATTGGTGATGATTGTGCGCTGCTGCGTGTCCCCGAAGGATATCATTTAGCGATCAGTACCGATTCGCTGGTGGCAGGTACCCATTTTCTCGCAGATGCCGATCCAAAGCAGGTGGCACATAAAGCCTTAGCTTCGAATTTAAGTGATTTAGCCGCCATGGGCGCAACCCCGGCTTGGGTATCTTTGGCGTTAACCTTACCGTCGTTTGATGAACAATGGCTCAGTGCGTTTTGTGAAGGCTTTTTCCAATTAGCAGAGCAATATAATGTGCAGTTAATTGGCGGTGATACCACTAAAGGTCCGCTAAGTATTACATTAACCGTGCAAGGTTTTGTACCTGTGGGGCAAGCATTAACTCGCAGTGGTGCAAGTTCAACAGATGCAATATATGTTATCGGTCAATTAGGTGATAGTGCTGCTGGTTTAGCGTTATTATTAAAAGATAAACAGTGTGATAATACAGCATTGTCACAAGCATTAATGACGCGTCATTTTATGACTATGCCGCAAGTTGAAGCGGGTACATTACTGCGCGGTAAAGCATCGGCAGCATTAGATATATCCGATGGTCTCATCGCCGATCTTGGTCATATTTTAAAACGCTCGAATGTTGGTGCTGAAATTTATACAGAAGCACTACCAATATCAGCTGAGCTGGCTGCGTTTTGTGAAACACCAGAGCAAGCACAACAGATGGCGCTGAGCAGTGGTGAAGAGTATCAATTGTGCTTTACTGTGCCAGTTGAACAGTGTGATGACGTTGAAGCATTAATGGCGAAACAAGGTATTCAGATCTCTCGAATTGGTCAATTAACCGAGAATAAAGGCATAGTGCTGCTCAATAATGGTGAACCAGTTAATTGGCAATTATCCGGTTGGGATCATTTCGAGAGCGAAAGTAAATAA
- the pgpA gene encoding phosphatidylglycerophosphatase A: MSNPWHLLATGFGSGLAKYVPGTMGTLAAIPFYLLLAQLPFGWYLVAVLVAALIGVKICTITSGDMKVHDHGSIVWDEFVGFWITMAIAPTVSWQWVLTGFILFRFFDMVKPWPISWLDKHVKGGFGIMVDDILAGFMAMIALWVVGYWLGF, from the coding sequence ATGAGTAACCCGTGGCATCTATTAGCGACAGGGTTTGGTAGTGGTTTAGCGAAATATGTGCCGGGCACAATGGGGACATTAGCCGCGATCCCGTTCTATCTGTTATTAGCCCAATTGCCTTTTGGTTGGTACTTAGTTGCCGTGCTTGTTGCAGCATTAATTGGCGTGAAAATTTGTACCATTACTTCTGGTGACATGAAGGTACACGATCACGGCAGTATCGTATGGGATGAGTTTGTTGGCTTTTGGATCACCATGGCAATAGCCCCAACGGTAAGCTGGCAATGGGTATTAACTGGTTTTATTCTATTTCGTTTCTTCGACATGGTAAAACCTTGGCCTATCAGTTGGTTAGATAAGCATGTAAAAGGCGGCTTTGGGATCATGGTCGATGATATCCTCGCGGGTTTCATGGCAATGATTGCTTTATGGGTCGTAGGCTATTGGCTTGGTTTTTAA
- the dxs gene encoding 1-deoxy-D-xylulose-5-phosphate synthase codes for MTLDISKYPHLALANTPDELRLLPAESLPQVCDELRTYLLKSVSQTSGHFASGLGTVELTVALHYVYNTPFDQVIWDVGHQAYPHKILTGRRDDMATIRQKDGLHPFPWRGESEYDTLSVGHSSTSISAGLGMAIAAEKEGQGRKVVSIIGDGAITAGMAFEAMNHAGDVHSDMLVILNDNEMSISENVGALNNHLAHLLSGNFYTSIREGGKKVLSGAPPIKEMVKRAEEHIKGMVVPSTMFEELGFNYIGPIDGHDVHELVKTLKNMRNLKGPQFLHIMTKKGKGYAPAEADPINYHAVPKFDLSQNPLPKSKSASPTFSKIFGDWLCDMAAVDDKLMAITPAMREGSGMVRFSKEYPDQYFDVAIAEQHAVTLATGMAIGGYHPIVAIYSTFLQRGYDQLIHDVAIMDLPVMFAIDRAGLVGADGQTHQGAFDISFMRCIPNMVIMAPSDENECRQMLYTRHKHQGPSAVRYPRGTGMGVEIEQTMTELEIGKGLIRRHGEKVAILNFGSMLGYALEAADNLNATVADMRFVKPLDEELVLELAKTHDIIVTVEENAIAGGAGSGVVELLMKEKCIKPVLNIGLPDRFIEQGTQAELHEMLEINGKGIEKQIRAYLAK; via the coding sequence ATGACCTTGGATATCTCAAAATACCCTCATCTGGCACTTGCTAACACGCCTGATGAATTACGATTATTGCCAGCTGAAAGCCTTCCACAAGTATGCGATGAACTTCGTACTTACTTGTTGAAATCTGTTAGTCAGACCAGCGGCCACTTTGCATCAGGGCTTGGCACTGTCGAGCTCACGGTTGCCTTGCACTATGTCTACAACACCCCTTTTGATCAGGTAATCTGGGATGTTGGTCATCAAGCTTACCCACATAAGATCTTAACTGGTCGTCGTGATGACATGGCAACCATTCGTCAAAAAGACGGTTTGCATCCATTCCCATGGCGTGGTGAAAGTGAGTACGATACGCTTTCTGTTGGTCACTCATCTACCTCCATCAGTGCTGGTTTAGGTATGGCGATCGCAGCAGAAAAAGAAGGCCAAGGTCGTAAAGTTGTCAGCATTATTGGTGATGGCGCAATCACAGCGGGTATGGCATTTGAAGCCATGAACCACGCAGGTGATGTACACAGTGACATGCTTGTGATCCTAAATGATAACGAAATGTCGATTTCTGAAAACGTTGGCGCATTAAATAATCATTTAGCCCATTTGCTTTCAGGTAATTTCTACACTTCGATCCGTGAAGGCGGTAAAAAAGTGTTATCTGGTGCGCCACCAATTAAAGAAATGGTTAAGCGTGCAGAAGAGCACATCAAAGGCATGGTTGTTCCAAGCACCATGTTTGAAGAGCTTGGTTTTAACTACATTGGCCCAATTGACGGTCACGATGTTCATGAGCTAGTTAAAACGCTGAAAAACATGCGTAATCTTAAAGGCCCGCAATTTCTTCACATTATGACGAAGAAAGGTAAAGGCTATGCACCAGCTGAAGCTGATCCAATCAATTACCATGCAGTACCAAAATTCGATTTAAGTCAAAACCCACTGCCGAAATCGAAAAGTGCAAGCCCTACTTTCTCTAAAATCTTCGGTGATTGGCTATGTGATATGGCAGCCGTTGATGACAAGCTTATGGCGATCACACCAGCAATGCGTGAAGGCTCTGGCATGGTACGCTTCTCAAAAGAGTACCCAGATCAATACTTTGATGTGGCAATTGCCGAACAACACGCAGTGACATTAGCAACAGGTATGGCGATTGGTGGTTACCACCCTATTGTGGCAATTTACTCAACCTTCTTACAACGAGGCTACGATCAACTTATTCATGATGTGGCGATCATGGATCTTCCTGTGATGTTTGCCATTGATCGTGCAGGCTTAGTAGGTGCAGATGGTCAAACTCACCAAGGTGCGTTTGATATTAGCTTTATGCGCTGTATTCCTAACATGGTGATCATGGCCCCAAGTGACGAAAACGAATGTCGCCAAATGCTTTACACTCGCCATAAACATCAAGGTCCAAGTGCAGTTCGTTACCCTCGTGGTACTGGTATGGGTGTTGAGATTGAGCAAACCATGACTGAACTTGAGATTGGTAAAGGCTTAATCCGCCGTCACGGTGAAAAAGTTGCCATTCTTAACTTTGGTAGCATGCTAGGTTACGCATTAGAAGCTGCTGACAATCTGAATGCAACGGTTGCTGATATGCGCTTTGTCAAACCACTAGATGAAGAGTTAGTACTAGAGCTAGCTAAGACTCACGATATTATCGTAACAGTGGAAGAAAACGCCATTGCTGGCGGTGCTGGTAGCGGTGTGGTTGAGTTATTAATGAAAGAAAAATGCATTAAACCAGTACTAAACATTGGCTTACCTGATCGTTTCATTGAACAAGGCACACAAGCTGAACTACACGAAATGCTAGAAATTAATGGTAAAGGTATCGAGAAACAAATTCGCGCTTACCTTGCGAAATAA
- the ispA gene encoding (2E,6E)-farnesyl diphosphate synthase, with amino-acid sequence MTNSSPLSLSLKCYQQRSNDVLAHWLATQPFADKALIKAMQYGTLLGGKRARPFLTYVTGEMLGVTQDDLDTPAAAVECIHAYSLIHDDLPAMDDDALRRGQPTCHIAFDEATAILAGDALQTLAFEILANGQLSQDGNTQRIAMVSELAKASGAAGMCLGQTLDLEAEGKHVGLEQLELIHRHKTGALIRCAVRLGALAAGEKGIAILPQLDKYAEAIGLAFQVQDDILDVISDTETLGKPQGSDLELDKSTYPALLGLEGAQEKAQLLYQEALQALAAIPYNTSQLEVFARYIIERKS; translated from the coding sequence ATGACGAATAGTTCTCCTTTATCACTATCCCTTAAGTGCTATCAACAACGCAGCAACGATGTATTAGCCCACTGGCTAGCGACGCAACCTTTTGCTGATAAAGCCTTAATTAAAGCCATGCAGTATGGAACATTACTGGGTGGTAAACGAGCGCGTCCATTTCTGACCTATGTAACAGGGGAAATGCTAGGCGTCACTCAAGATGATCTTGATACACCAGCAGCAGCCGTTGAATGTATTCATGCTTATTCATTGATCCATGATGATTTACCTGCAATGGATGACGATGCACTGCGTCGTGGTCAACCGACCTGTCATATTGCGTTTGATGAAGCGACTGCGATTCTTGCAGGTGACGCACTACAAACCTTGGCATTTGAGATTTTAGCTAACGGTCAATTGAGCCAAGATGGCAATACCCAACGTATTGCTATGGTAAGTGAACTTGCTAAAGCCTCAGGTGCTGCTGGCATGTGTCTAGGACAAACTTTAGATCTTGAGGCTGAAGGCAAACATGTTGGATTAGAACAACTAGAATTAATCCACAGACATAAAACAGGGGCATTGATCCGCTGTGCTGTTCGTTTAGGAGCTTTAGCTGCTGGCGAGAAAGGTATTGCGATTTTGCCGCAACTTGATAAGTATGCCGAAGCGATAGGCCTTGCCTTCCAAGTCCAAGATGACATTTTAGATGTGATCAGCGATACCGAAACACTCGGTAAGCCACAAGGCTCAGATCTTGAACTTGATAAGAGCACATACCCAGCACTGCTTGGCCTTGAGGGTGCGCAAGAAAAAGCGCAGCTACTTTATCAAGAAGCACTACAAGCATTAGCGGCTATACCCTACAATACATCCCAATTAGAAGTTTTTGCCCGATATATTATCGAACGCAAGAGCTAA
- the xseB gene encoding exodeoxyribonuclease VII small subunit: MAAKKPENMAFEAALDELDAIVNELESGDIPLEDALKKFERGIALARSSQQKLTQAEQRVEILLQADDEAPLTDFEPSHDE, from the coding sequence ATGGCAGCAAAAAAACCAGAAAATATGGCATTCGAAGCCGCCCTTGATGAGCTAGATGCCATTGTCAATGAACTAGAATCTGGCGATATTCCACTCGAAGATGCGCTAAAAAAATTCGAACGAGGCATTGCCTTAGCTCGCAGCAGCCAGCAAAAACTGACTCAAGCAGAGCAACGCGTAGAAATTTTGCTTCAGGCAGATGATGAAGCACCACTGACTGACTTTGAACCTAGCCATGACGAATAG
- the pomA gene encoding flagellar motor protein PomA: MDLATLIGLLGAFAFIVMAMLLGGDLVMFFDTSSLLIVLGGSTFVVLMKYNIGQFFGAAKIAVKAFIFKTDNPEELIAKIVEMADAARKGGFLALEEMDIANPFMRKGIDMLVDGHDAEVVRGTLQKDISLTNERHEQGVGIFSSFGDVAPAMGMIGTLIGLVAMLSNMDDPKSIGPAMAVALLTTLYGSMLANMVAIPIADKLTLRKEQERLNKRLILDGVLAIQDGQNPRVIDGYLKNYLHEKKRSSIIDE; this comes from the coding sequence TTGGATTTGGCAACGCTTATAGGATTGCTTGGTGCATTCGCATTTATTGTCATGGCGATGCTGCTTGGCGGCGATCTCGTGATGTTTTTTGATACCTCATCATTATTGATTGTGTTGGGCGGAAGTACGTTCGTCGTACTAATGAAATACAACATTGGGCAATTCTTTGGTGCTGCAAAAATTGCTGTGAAAGCCTTCATATTTAAAACGGACAATCCTGAAGAGTTAATTGCAAAAATTGTAGAAATGGCAGATGCCGCGCGTAAAGGGGGGTTTTTAGCCCTAGAGGAAATGGACATTGCCAATCCATTTATGCGTAAAGGCATTGATATGCTGGTGGATGGGCATGATGCTGAAGTGGTACGAGGCACTTTGCAAAAAGATATTTCTTTAACCAATGAGCGCCATGAGCAAGGGGTGGGTATTTTCTCATCCTTTGGTGATGTAGCCCCTGCTATGGGAATGATCGGTACCTTGATTGGCTTGGTTGCCATGCTTTCAAACATGGATGATCCTAAATCTATCGGTCCTGCCATGGCGGTCGCTTTGTTAACAACGTTATACGGTTCAATGTTAGCCAATATGGTCGCCATTCCTATTGCTGACAAATTAACCCTACGTAAAGAGCAAGAGCGCCTAAATAAGCGTCTTATTCTTGATGGTGTTTTAGCGATCCAAGATGGACAAAACCCACGGGTGATTGATGGTTACCTGAAAAATTATCTTCATGAGAAGAAACGTAGCAGCATCATTGACGAGTAA
- a CDS encoding flagellar motor protein MotB — protein sequence MEEQACKCKKGAPPWMATFADLATLLMCFFVLLLSFSEMDVLKFKQIAGSMKYAFGVQNMLEVNDIPKGTSVIAQEFRPGRPEPTPIEVIMQQTIDMTQRTLDFHEGDSDRAGGTQRDASNLTVGQSKKTATENNENEQEELDKMQNQLKEVLTKALEREISDKVIEIENLGQQLVIRIREKGAFPEGSAFLQPKFKPLVRQIALLVKDVPGIIRVSGHTANDQMDSELYRSNWDLSAQRAVSVAQEMEKVKGFDHTKMRVVGLADTMPIADNKTKEGRAKNRRVEISIMQGKPHETDEISSDFTSQ from the coding sequence ATGGAAGAACAAGCATGCAAATGTAAAAAAGGAGCGCCACCGTGGATGGCGACTTTTGCCGATCTTGCGACCTTGCTGATGTGTTTCTTTGTGTTGTTGTTGTCGTTTTCTGAAATGGATGTGTTGAAGTTCAAGCAAATTGCAGGTTCGATGAAATATGCTTTCGGGGTGCAAAATATGTTGGAAGTCAATGACATTCCTAAAGGCACCAGTGTGATCGCACAGGAATTTCGTCCTGGTCGTCCAGAGCCAACACCGATTGAAGTGATCATGCAGCAGACCATTGATATGACGCAGCGAACGTTGGATTTTCATGAAGGCGATTCAGATCGTGCTGGTGGCACACAACGTGACGCGAGTAATTTAACCGTTGGTCAAAGTAAGAAAACCGCGACAGAGAATAATGAGAACGAGCAAGAAGAGCTCGATAAAATGCAAAATCAGCTAAAAGAAGTGCTCACCAAAGCCTTAGAGCGTGAAATTAGCGATAAAGTGATTGAAATCGAGAATCTTGGTCAACAATTGGTGATCCGTATTCGTGAAAAAGGCGCATTTCCTGAAGGTTCGGCTTTTTTGCAGCCCAAATTCAAACCATTGGTTCGCCAGATTGCGTTATTAGTGAAAGACGTACCGGGTATTATTCGGGTTTCGGGCCATACCGCTAACGATCAGATGGACTCAGAGCTATATCGTTCTAATTGGGATCTATCAGCGCAGCGTGCAGTATCGGTAGCGCAAGAAATGGAAAAAGTGAAAGGGTTTGATCACACCAAAATGCGTGTAGTGGGATTAGCTGACACTATGCCGATTGCTGATAACAAGACTAAGGAAGGACGAGCGAAAAACCGTCGTGTCGAAATTTCTATCATGCAAGGTAAACCGCACGAGACTGATGAAATTAGCAGTGATTTTACCTCTCAATAA